The following are from one region of the Pseudomonas putida genome:
- a CDS encoding C4-dicarboxylate transporter DctA has product MLKWCSRSIFLQVVLGLALGIACGLSFPDLSLQLKPLGDGFIKLIKMLIGLIVFCVVVSGISGAGDLKKVGRIGLKSVIYFEVLTTLALVIGLVFAFTSGIGSGANIHLDQLSSADASSLAERGQHIHGATAFFMDLIPTSVIGAFADNNILQVLLFSVLFGSALNLVGDSAAGISRLINELSHVIFRIMGMIVRLAPIGVFGAIAFTTSKYGLESLQHLGGLVALFYLTCAGFVLIVLGTVMRLSGLKLLPLIKYLREELTIVLGTASSDAVLPQIMRKLEHLGIGSSTVGLVIPTGYSFNLDGFSIYLTLAIVFIANATGTPLAMTDLLTILLVSLVTSKGAHGIPGSALVILAATLTAVPAIPVVGLVLVLAVDWFMGIGRALTNLIGNCVATVAIARWEKDIDLERAHNVLDGKPGFAPAPRKQPNPHQQEF; this is encoded by the coding sequence ATGCTCAAATGGTGCTCGCGTTCGATCTTCCTGCAAGTCGTGCTCGGCCTTGCCCTCGGCATCGCCTGCGGTCTCAGCTTCCCTGACCTTTCCCTGCAACTCAAACCCCTTGGCGACGGCTTCATCAAGCTGATCAAGATGCTCATCGGCCTGATCGTGTTCTGCGTGGTGGTCAGCGGCATCTCGGGCGCCGGCGACCTGAAAAAGGTCGGGCGTATCGGCCTGAAGTCGGTGATCTACTTCGAAGTGCTGACCACCCTGGCGCTGGTGATCGGCCTGGTGTTCGCCTTCACCAGCGGTATCGGCAGCGGCGCCAACATCCACCTGGACCAACTGTCCAGCGCCGACGCCAGCAGCCTGGCCGAACGCGGCCAGCACATCCACGGCGCCACGGCGTTCTTCATGGACCTGATCCCCACTTCGGTGATCGGCGCCTTCGCCGACAACAACATCCTCCAGGTGCTGCTGTTCTCGGTACTGTTCGGCAGCGCGCTGAACCTGGTGGGCGACTCCGCAGCCGGCATCTCGCGGCTGATCAACGAACTGAGCCACGTGATTTTCCGCATCATGGGCATGATCGTGCGCCTGGCCCCCATCGGTGTGTTCGGCGCCATCGCCTTCACCACCAGCAAGTACGGCCTGGAATCGCTGCAACACCTGGGTGGGCTGGTGGCGCTGTTCTATCTGACCTGCGCCGGCTTCGTACTGATCGTGCTGGGCACGGTCATGCGCCTGTCAGGCCTGAAGCTGCTGCCACTGATCAAGTACCTGCGTGAAGAACTGACCATCGTGCTGGGCACCGCCTCGTCCGACGCCGTACTGCCACAGATCATGCGCAAGCTGGAGCACCTGGGCATCGGCAGTTCCACCGTCGGCCTGGTGATCCCCACCGGCTATTCGTTCAACCTCGATGGCTTCTCCATCTACCTGACCCTGGCCATCGTGTTCATTGCCAACGCCACCGGCACGCCATTGGCAATGACCGACCTGCTGACCATCCTGCTGGTGTCGCTGGTGACGTCCAAGGGCGCTCACGGCATCCCGGGCTCGGCGCTGGTGATCCTTGCTGCTACCCTGACCGCCGTGCCGGCGATCCCGGTGGTCGGCCTGGTATTGGTACTGGCGGTGGACTGGTTCATGGGCATCGGCCGGGCGCTGACCAACCTGATCGGCAACTGCGTGGCCACCGTGGCCATTGCCCGCTGGGAGAAGGACATCGACCTGGAACGTGCGCACAACGTGCTCGACGGCAAACCCGGCTTCGCCCCCGCGCCACGCAAGCAGCCCAACCCCCATCAACAGGAATTCTGA
- a CDS encoding PAS domain-containing methyl-accepting chemotaxis protein — protein MRLNLPVTPVEQRFPPDQRLISATDTASLITYCNPEFAAISGYSEAELIGSPHNLVRHPDMPPAVYALMWRYLKAGKSWMGIVKNRCRNGDYYWVNAYVTPILEAGRVVGYESVRVCPTREQVARAEALYARLRNGQAVLPWPRRLRLLAQALALPLASGLLALGANQLWPGLVGQGLTVGLLVAYGLWARNAFGRQMQQVVQGAAGTFADPIAALTYSDLPGAAGQLQMMLISEEARLKTALTRLSDLAAQMAVAAHDAGQLSHSTEVALLEQRAETDLSATAMNQMAASIGDVARHVQLTAAEAHTAHLLAEQGSQVADASGAAIRTLAGTVAGINQAVSHLAGQTGAIAEATGMIRGIAEQTNLLALNAAIEAARAGEQGRGFAVVADEVRALADKTRQSTLHIQAIIDALRSGAEEAVAIASQGIDGAEQGVAQVQETRQALHGIRDAVQRISDMSQQMATASQQQSAVAADVSRQINGVAGIAQHSAHSANAAASRGAELEEVCAGLRALVERFNR, from the coding sequence GTGCGTCTCAACCTTCCGGTCACCCCGGTCGAGCAACGTTTCCCACCTGATCAACGGCTGATTTCCGCGACCGACACCGCCAGCCTGATTACCTACTGCAACCCTGAATTCGCCGCCATCAGCGGGTACAGCGAGGCCGAACTGATCGGCAGCCCGCACAACCTGGTGCGCCATCCGGACATGCCGCCGGCGGTATACGCGTTGATGTGGCGTTACCTGAAAGCCGGCAAGAGCTGGATGGGCATCGTCAAGAACCGCTGCCGCAACGGCGACTACTACTGGGTCAATGCCTATGTCACGCCCATCCTCGAAGCCGGGCGGGTGGTTGGCTATGAGTCGGTGCGGGTCTGCCCCACGCGCGAGCAGGTGGCCCGTGCCGAGGCCCTGTATGCGCGCTTGCGCAATGGCCAGGCGGTGTTGCCGTGGCCACGTCGGCTGAGGTTGCTGGCGCAGGCCCTGGCCTTGCCGCTGGCGAGTGGGCTGCTGGCGCTGGGCGCCAACCAGCTGTGGCCAGGCCTGGTGGGGCAGGGGCTGACCGTGGGCCTGTTGGTGGCCTACGGCCTGTGGGCGCGCAATGCCTTCGGGCGGCAGATGCAGCAGGTTGTGCAAGGGGCTGCCGGCACGTTCGCCGACCCCATCGCGGCCTTGACCTACAGCGACCTGCCCGGTGCCGCCGGGCAACTGCAAATGATGCTGATCAGTGAAGAGGCACGGTTGAAAACCGCGCTGACCCGGTTGAGCGACCTTGCGGCGCAAATGGCCGTGGCCGCCCATGATGCCGGGCAGTTGTCACACAGTACCGAGGTAGCCTTGCTGGAGCAGCGTGCGGAAACCGACCTGAGCGCCACCGCCATGAACCAGATGGCAGCGTCCATCGGTGACGTGGCCAGGCATGTGCAGCTTACCGCCGCCGAGGCCCACACCGCGCATCTGCTGGCCGAGCAGGGCAGCCAGGTGGCCGATGCCAGTGGCGCGGCGATTCGCACCCTGGCCGGCACCGTGGCCGGGATCAACCAGGCGGTCAGCCACCTGGCTGGTCAGACCGGTGCTATCGCCGAGGCCACCGGGATGATCCGCGGCATTGCCGAGCAAACCAACCTGCTGGCGCTCAATGCGGCCATCGAGGCGGCCCGCGCGGGTGAACAGGGCCGCGGCTTTGCCGTGGTCGCCGACGAAGTGCGGGCACTTGCCGACAAGACCCGCCAGTCGACCTTGCATATCCAGGCCATCATCGATGCCTTGCGCAGTGGTGCCGAAGAAGCCGTGGCGATCGCCAGCCAGGGCATCGACGGCGCCGAGCAGGGCGTTGCCCAGGTGCAGGAAACCCGGCAGGCGCTGCATGGCATTCGTGACGCGGTGCAGCGCATCAGCGACATGAGCCAGCAGATGGCCACGGCCTCGCAGCAGCAGTCGGCAGTGGCCGCAGACGTTTCACGGCAGATCAACGGTGTGGCCGGCATTGCCCAGCACAGCGCCCACAGCGCCAACGCTGCCGCCTCGCGCGGCGCCGAACTGGAAGAGGTATGCGCCGGATTGCGCGCCCTTGTGGAGCGCTTCAACCGCTAA
- a CDS encoding EAL domain-containing protein: protein MDDIYRAAVDAAAIFSETDLRGTITYVNQQFCSISGYSREELLGANHRILNSGLHEPEFFVGMWRALAAGRVWKGEICNRAKDGSLYWVDSTMVPLVDPLTGQVRKYVSIRFDVTEKRQLLHALQWRVGHDVLTGLPNRAYLSDLLNQALAYSRREDIPLAVCMLDLDGFKAVNDGYGHAIGDLLLVEVAQRLKHILRGGDAVARLSGDEFVLILRDVDEDRQLHAALRRVLGALAAPYVVREHRLSLSASIGVTLYPQDDEDADTLVRHADQAMYVAKQRGRNRYYLFDVSQEQELKATHQTVARVRRALLNGELCLYYQPKVNLRSGQVLGFEGLLRWQRPGRGLVPPGDFLPWVEQTDLIVEIGEWVLHQALDQLQAWQRQGQPWSLSVNIAARHLQRSDFAERLQQLLAAYPEVDPARLDLEIVESVAIDNLQHVSRCLDACRALGVRFSLDDFGTGYSSLSYLKRLPTQTIKIDQSFVRDILHDQDDLALTRAVIGLARAFGREVIAEGLESVEHGRVLMGLGCELAQGYCIARPMPASAVEAWTQAYRQPAQWRDP from the coding sequence ATGGATGACATCTATCGTGCGGCCGTGGACGCGGCCGCGATCTTTTCCGAAACCGACCTGCGTGGGACCATCACCTACGTCAACCAGCAGTTCTGCAGCATCTCGGGCTACAGCCGCGAGGAGCTGCTGGGCGCCAACCACCGCATCCTCAACTCAGGCCTGCACGAGCCGGAGTTCTTCGTTGGCATGTGGCGGGCGCTGGCCGCCGGCCGGGTATGGAAGGGCGAAATCTGCAACCGCGCCAAGGACGGCTCGCTGTACTGGGTCGATAGCACCATGGTGCCGCTGGTCGACCCGCTTACCGGCCAGGTGCGCAAGTACGTGTCGATCCGTTTCGACGTCACCGAGAAGCGCCAGCTGCTGCATGCCTTGCAATGGCGGGTGGGCCACGACGTACTCACCGGCCTGCCCAACCGCGCCTACTTGTCCGACCTGCTGAACCAGGCCCTGGCCTACTCGCGCCGTGAAGACATTCCGCTGGCGGTGTGCATGCTCGACCTGGATGGTTTCAAGGCGGTCAACGACGGCTACGGGCATGCCATCGGCGACCTGCTGCTGGTCGAGGTGGCGCAGCGGCTCAAGCACATCCTGCGCGGTGGTGACGCGGTGGCCCGGCTGTCTGGGGACGAATTCGTGCTGATCCTGCGCGACGTCGACGAAGACCGCCAGCTGCATGCGGCGTTGCGCCGGGTGCTGGGCGCACTGGCGGCGCCCTATGTGGTGCGCGAGCACCGCCTGTCGCTGAGCGCCAGTATCGGCGTGACCCTGTACCCGCAGGATGACGAAGACGCCGACACCCTGGTGCGCCATGCCGACCAGGCCATGTACGTGGCCAAGCAGCGTGGGCGTAACCGCTATTACTTGTTCGACGTGTCCCAGGAGCAGGAGCTCAAGGCTACCCACCAGACCGTGGCGCGGGTGCGCCGGGCCCTGCTCAACGGCGAGCTGTGCCTGTATTACCAGCCCAAGGTCAACCTGCGCAGCGGCCAGGTGCTGGGTTTCGAGGGCTTGTTGCGCTGGCAGCGGCCAGGCCGTGGCCTGGTGCCGCCTGGTGATTTCCTGCCCTGGGTCGAGCAGACCGACCTGATCGTGGAAATCGGCGAGTGGGTGCTCCACCAGGCGCTGGACCAGCTGCAGGCCTGGCAGCGCCAGGGGCAGCCGTGGTCACTGAGTGTGAATATCGCCGCACGGCACTTGCAGCGCAGTGACTTTGCCGAGCGCTTGCAGCAGTTGCTGGCGGCGTATCCGGAGGTGGACCCGGCGCGGCTGGACCTGGAAATTGTCGAGTCGGTGGCCATCGACAACCTGCAGCATGTCAGCCGCTGCCTCGATGCCTGCCGCGCGCTGGGTGTGCGTTTCTCCCTAGACGACTTTGGCACCGGCTATTCGTCGCTGAGCTACCTGAAGCGCTTGCCGACCCAGACGATCAAGATCGACCAGTCGTTCGTGCGTGACATCCTGCATGACCAGGACGACCTGGCGCTGACCAGGGCGGTGATTGGCCTGGCACGTGCGTTTGGCCGGGAGGTGATTGCCGAAGGGCTGGAGAGCGTCGAGCACGGCCGGGTGCTGATGGGCCTGGGTTGCGAGCTGGCGCAGGGTTACTGCATTGCTCGGCCGATGCCGGCCAGTGCAGTGGAGGCCTGGACCCAGGCCTACCGGCAGCCGGCGCAATGGCGCGACCCTTGA
- a CDS encoding Lrp/AsnC family transcriptional regulator, with translation MDTKDANAHPLDRIDEAIIDTLRHNGRITFEKLSSLVHLTPRPCLERVRKLERRGVIRGYGAIIDLQKVAPGVSLLVLVALSNQSGRAAQKAFEATLRNCPEVHECQLISGHFDYSLRLRCRDMEHYRLLSESWMNDATLHIDKLVAHPVLAEVKPMAR, from the coding sequence ATGGACACCAAGGACGCCAACGCCCACCCCCTCGACCGCATCGACGAAGCGATTATCGACACCCTGCGCCACAATGGCCGCATCACCTTCGAAAAACTCTCCAGCCTCGTCCACCTCACCCCGCGCCCCTGCCTCGAGCGTGTACGCAAGCTGGAGCGCCGTGGCGTGATCCGCGGCTACGGGGCAATCATCGATCTGCAGAAGGTGGCTCCCGGGGTGTCGCTGCTGGTGCTGGTCGCCCTGTCCAACCAAAGCGGGCGTGCCGCGCAGAAAGCCTTCGAAGCCACCCTGCGCAACTGCCCGGAAGTGCACGAATGTCAGCTGATCAGCGGCCATTTCGACTACAGCCTGCGCCTGCGCTGCCGCGACATGGAACACTACCGCCTGCTCAGCGAAAGCTGGATGAACGACGCCACCTTGCACATCGACAAGCTGGTGGCGCACCCGGTGCTGGCCGAGGTCAAGCCAATGGCGCGCTGA
- a CDS encoding sigma-54-dependent Fis family transcriptional regulator, with product MAASASLHAQLIQASWARCRDYGLQPQHAPDFDCLTHAELSALLERRQALLRLTREAVLPQYAHLLGNASYLVMLADASGCLLDSWGSRRFIEPRQQHGFSAGAHWHERGVGTNALGTALVCAEAVHVGQDEHFLRQNRYMSSAAAPLFDAERQLVGVLDVASDGYLPASQTLGLVRMMGQSLENRLILAEHADKHAQLIFNSASDNLDSPWAGLLVFDERGQVLAANHRADTLLGGNPLQQNIAQLFQLPLQQLLSHPRQQPFALQAIGRNRFHCQWQPPREAPGRHAPGSTEPRLEKALAQAGLLLEKDIPVLVQGETGVGKEVFVDTLHRASSRASQPLVAVNCAAIPAELVESELFGYDKGAFTGAHQKGNPGLIRKAHHGILFLDEIGDMPLPTQARLLRVLQTRSIQPLGSGEPVAVDIRVVSASNRDLAEEVRAGRFRQDLYYRIAGLAVVLPPLRERSDRRQLIEQLHARYREPGQPARLPAAIIELFDQHPWPGNVRELVSVLQVALALAGNGPVGLEHLPAGFLAESQVPAPVASEEADLQTLVEQANGNLSAVARGLGISRTTLYKRLRER from the coding sequence ATGGCCGCATCCGCTTCACTGCATGCCCAACTGATCCAGGCCTCCTGGGCCCGCTGCCGCGACTACGGCCTGCAACCCCAGCACGCCCCGGACTTCGACTGCCTGACCCACGCCGAGCTCAGTGCCCTGCTGGAGCGGCGCCAGGCCCTGCTGCGGCTGACCCGCGAAGCGGTGCTGCCGCAATATGCGCACCTGCTGGGCAATGCCAGCTACCTGGTGATGCTGGCCGATGCCAGCGGCTGCCTGCTCGACAGCTGGGGCTCGCGGCGTTTCATCGAGCCGCGCCAGCAGCATGGCTTCAGCGCCGGTGCCCACTGGCACGAGCGCGGCGTCGGCACCAATGCCCTTGGCACCGCGCTGGTCTGCGCCGAGGCGGTCCACGTGGGCCAGGACGAGCACTTCCTGCGCCAGAACCGCTACATGTCCAGCGCCGCCGCGCCGCTGTTCGATGCCGAGCGGCAGCTGGTCGGGGTGCTCGATGTCGCCAGCGACGGCTACCTGCCCGCCAGCCAGACCCTGGGCCTGGTACGCATGATGGGCCAGAGCCTGGAGAACCGCCTGATCCTCGCCGAGCATGCCGACAAGCACGCGCAACTGATCTTCAACAGCGCTTCCGACAACCTCGACAGCCCGTGGGCCGGCCTGCTGGTGTTCGATGAGCGCGGGCAGGTGCTGGCCGCCAATCACCGGGCCGACACCCTGCTCGGTGGCAACCCGCTGCAGCAGAACATCGCGCAACTGTTCCAGTTGCCTCTGCAACAGCTGCTCAGCCATCCGCGCCAGCAGCCCTTCGCCCTGCAAGCCATCGGGCGCAACCGCTTTCATTGCCAGTGGCAGCCACCGCGCGAGGCCCCCGGCCGCCACGCCCCCGGCAGCACCGAACCACGCCTGGAGAAAGCCTTGGCGCAAGCCGGCCTGCTGCTGGAAAAGGACATCCCGGTACTGGTACAGGGTGAAACCGGGGTCGGCAAGGAGGTATTCGTCGATACCTTGCACCGGGCCAGCAGCCGGGCCAGCCAGCCGCTGGTCGCGGTCAACTGCGCGGCGATCCCGGCCGAGCTGGTGGAATCGGAGCTGTTCGGCTACGACAAGGGCGCGTTCACCGGCGCCCACCAGAAGGGCAACCCGGGGCTGATCCGCAAGGCCCATCACGGCATCCTGTTTCTCGATGAAATCGGCGACATGCCGTTGCCCACCCAGGCCCGGCTGCTGCGCGTGCTGCAAACGCGCAGCATCCAGCCATTGGGCAGCGGCGAGCCGGTGGCGGTGGATATCCGCGTGGTGTCGGCAAGCAACCGCGACCTGGCCGAAGAGGTGCGCGCCGGGCGCTTTCGCCAGGACCTGTATTACCGCATCGCCGGGCTGGCAGTGGTGTTGCCGCCGCTGCGCGAGCGCAGCGACCGCCGGCAGCTGATCGAACAGTTGCATGCCCGCTACCGCGAACCCGGGCAGCCCGCGCGGCTGCCTGCGGCGATTATCGAGCTTTTCGATCAACACCCCTGGCCGGGTAATGTGCGCGAACTGGTGAGTGTGCTGCAGGTGGCGCTGGCCTTGGCGGGTAATGGGCCTGTCGGCCTGGAACACCTGCCTGCGGGTTTTCTCGCCGAGTCACAGGTGCCGGCGCCGGTTGCGAGCGAAGAGGCAGACCTGCAGACACTGGTGGAGCAAGCCAACGGCAACCTGTCGGCGGTGGCGCGCGGGCTGGGGATCAGCCGCACCACGCTGTACAAGCGGCTGCGTGAGCGATGA
- a CDS encoding ABC transporter ATP-binding protein gives MSLVLEQVSRSVDNQAWIVDASLRFEPGSFNVLLGRTLAGKTSLMRLMAGLDRPDRGRVLMDGQDVTGVPVRQRNVSMVYQQFINYPTLSVYENIASPLRQARMAEPQIRRRVQETAEMLRIEAYLQRLPLELSGGQQQRTAMARALVKDASLILFDEPLVNLDYKLREGLRQELRELFAARHCIAVYATTEPNEALALGGTTTLVHEGRIVQSGPTAEVYQRPGSVLAAELFSEPPINLVPGHISGNDVSLAQAVHFARNADLQALAEGDYRFGVRPSHISLVPAHDDDLELSVLVELAEISGSETFLHVRNEHWRMILHLPGVHEYQVDTPIRVFIPTHKLFVFDSVGALVQAPGLRQARRG, from the coding sequence ATGTCTCTGGTGCTGGAACAGGTCAGCCGCAGCGTCGACAACCAGGCCTGGATCGTCGATGCCTCACTGCGTTTCGAGCCCGGCTCGTTCAACGTGCTGCTGGGCCGTACCCTGGCCGGCAAGACCAGCCTGATGCGCCTGATGGCCGGGCTCGACCGCCCGGACCGGGGGCGGGTGCTGATGGATGGCCAGGATGTGACTGGCGTGCCGGTGCGCCAGCGCAATGTGTCGATGGTGTATCAGCAGTTCATCAATTACCCGACCCTCAGCGTGTACGAGAATATTGCGTCTCCGCTGCGCCAGGCTCGCATGGCCGAGCCGCAGATCCGCCGGAGGGTGCAGGAAACCGCCGAGATGCTGCGTATCGAAGCCTACCTGCAGCGCCTGCCGCTGGAGTTGTCCGGTGGCCAGCAGCAACGCACGGCTATGGCCCGTGCGCTGGTCAAGGATGCCTCCCTGATCCTGTTCGACGAGCCTCTGGTCAACCTCGACTACAAGCTGCGCGAGGGTCTGCGCCAAGAGCTGCGCGAGCTGTTCGCGGCGCGCCACTGCATTGCCGTGTATGCCACCACCGAGCCCAACGAGGCGCTTGCACTGGGCGGCACTACCACCCTCGTGCATGAGGGCCGCATCGTCCAGAGCGGGCCTACCGCCGAGGTTTACCAGCGCCCGGGCAGCGTGCTGGCTGCCGAGCTGTTTTCCGAACCACCGATCAACCTGGTGCCTGGCCATATCAGTGGCAACGATGTGAGCCTGGCCCAGGCCGTGCACTTTGCCCGCAATGCCGACTTGCAGGCGCTTGCCGAGGGCGACTACCGCTTTGGCGTACGGCCAAGCCACATCAGCCTGGTGCCGGCCCACGACGATGACCTGGAATTGTCGGTGCTCGTGGAACTGGCCGAGATCAGTGGCTCAGAGACCTTCCTGCATGTGCGCAACGAACACTGGCGCATGATCCTGCACCTGCCGGGGGTGCACGAATACCAGGTGGATACGCCTATCCGCGTGTTCATCCCCACCCACAAGCTGTTCGTGTTCGACAGCGTCGGGGCGCTGGTGCAGGCCCCGGGGCTGCGCCAGGCAAGGAGAGGGTGA
- a CDS encoding ABC transporter ATP-binding protein — protein sequence MAEIRLRQLAHSYSRQPASEADYALHALEHVWEQGGAYALLGPSGCGKSTLLNIISGLLTPSHGEVLFDGKPVNQLSPQARNIAQVFQFPVVYDTMTVFDNLAFPLRNQGLDEARVQARVEEIAEVLDLSAVLRKKARNLSADEKQKVSMGRGLVRDDVSAILFDEPLTVIDPHLKWKLRRKLKQIHEQFNITMIYVTHDQLEASTFADKIAVMHGGRIVQFGTPRELFERPRHTFVGYFIGSPGMNLIEVRAEADGVVFGDIHLQLPDGLRERLAANAGGRLQVGIRPEFVQLWDSPFDDAYPAQVLDVEDLGTYRIVTLELGGVALKARLGEDRPLPVAQAWVSLPAQWLMLYLDDVLLEAGP from the coding sequence ATGGCCGAAATTCGCCTGCGCCAACTGGCGCACAGCTACAGCCGCCAGCCTGCCAGCGAGGCGGACTACGCCCTGCACGCGCTGGAACATGTGTGGGAGCAGGGCGGTGCCTACGCTTTGCTCGGGCCGTCGGGCTGCGGCAAGTCGACCTTGCTCAACATCATTTCCGGGCTGCTGACACCGTCCCACGGCGAGGTGCTGTTCGACGGCAAACCGGTCAATCAGCTGTCACCGCAGGCACGCAACATCGCTCAGGTGTTCCAGTTTCCGGTGGTGTACGACACCATGACGGTGTTCGACAACCTGGCGTTTCCCTTGCGCAACCAAGGGCTGGACGAAGCCCGGGTGCAGGCCCGGGTGGAGGAAATTGCCGAGGTGCTCGACCTGTCGGCTGTGCTGCGCAAGAAAGCGCGCAACCTCAGTGCCGACGAAAAGCAGAAGGTCTCCATGGGGCGTGGCCTGGTGCGCGATGACGTGTCGGCGATCCTGTTCGACGAGCCGCTTACGGTGATCGACCCGCACCTGAAGTGGAAACTGCGGCGCAAGCTCAAGCAGATCCACGAGCAGTTCAACATCACCATGATCTACGTCACCCACGATCAGCTGGAGGCCTCGACGTTCGCCGACAAGATCGCGGTGATGCACGGCGGGCGCATTGTCCAGTTCGGTACTCCGCGCGAACTGTTCGAGCGGCCGCGGCATACCTTCGTCGGTTACTTCATCGGCAGCCCGGGGATGAACCTGATCGAGGTGCGCGCCGAAGCGGACGGGGTGGTATTCGGCGATATTCACCTGCAACTGCCCGACGGCTTGCGCGAGCGCCTGGCAGCGAACGCGGGCGGGCGCTTGCAGGTGGGCATCCGCCCGGAGTTCGTGCAGCTGTGGGACAGCCCGTTCGATGACGCCTACCCGGCACAGGTGCTGGATGTCGAAGACCTGGGTACCTACCGTATCGTCACCCTCGAACTGGGCGGTGTCGCGCTCAAAGCGCGCCTGGGCGAGGACCGCCCGCTGCCGGTGGCCCAGGCCTGGGTCAGCCTGCCGGCGCAGTGGCTGATGCTGTACCTGGACGATGTGCTGCTGGAGGCCGGGCCATGA
- a CDS encoding sugar ABC transporter permease, which produces MNKVPNNKAWWLVLPVFLLVAFSAVVPMMTVVNYSVQDIFDQSNRYFVGADWYRQVLRDPALHDALLRQFIYSACVLLIEIPLGIAIALTMPTKGRMASVCLIVMAIPLLIPWNVVGTIWQIFGRADIGLLGATLARLGVSYNYAGDPFDAWLTVLVMDVWHWTSLVALLCYSGLRAIPDVYYQAARIDRASGWAVFRHIQLPKLKNVLLIAVMLRFMDSFMIYTEPFVLTGGGPGNATTFLSQTLTRMAVGQFDLGPAAAFSLVYFLIILLVSWLFYTAMTHADKD; this is translated from the coding sequence ATGAACAAGGTGCCGAACAACAAGGCCTGGTGGCTGGTGCTGCCGGTGTTTCTGTTGGTGGCTTTCAGTGCGGTGGTGCCGATGATGACGGTGGTCAACTACTCGGTGCAGGACATCTTCGACCAGTCCAACCGCTACTTCGTCGGCGCCGACTGGTATCGCCAGGTGCTACGCGACCCGGCGCTGCACGATGCGCTGCTGCGCCAGTTCATCTATTCCGCGTGCGTGCTGCTGATCGAGATCCCGCTGGGCATCGCCATTGCCCTGACCATGCCGACCAAAGGGCGCATGGCCTCGGTGTGCCTGATCGTCATGGCCATCCCGTTGCTGATCCCGTGGAACGTGGTCGGTACCATCTGGCAGATTTTCGGCCGGGCCGACATCGGCCTGCTCGGTGCCACCCTGGCCAGGCTCGGGGTCAGCTACAACTACGCCGGCGACCCGTTCGATGCCTGGCTGACCGTGCTGGTGATGGACGTGTGGCACTGGACATCGCTGGTGGCGTTGCTCTGCTATTCGGGGCTGCGCGCCATCCCCGATGTGTACTACCAGGCGGCGCGCATCGACCGCGCCTCGGGTTGGGCGGTGTTCCGCCATATCCAGTTGCCCAAGCTGAAGAACGTGCTGCTGATCGCGGTGATGCTGCGCTTCATGGACAGCTTCATGATCTACACCGAGCCCTTCGTGCTGACCGGCGGCGGGCCCGGCAATGCCACCACCTTCCTCAGCCAGACCCTCACGCGCATGGCCGTGGGGCAGTTCGACCTGGGCCCGGCGGCGGCGTTCTCGCTGGTGTACTTCCTGATCATCCTGCTGGTGTCGTGGCTGTTCTACACAGCCATGACCCATGCCGACAAGGACTAG
- a CDS encoding carbohydrate ABC transporter permease has protein sequence MSKRKSLALLLYFFFLLVPIYWLLNMSFKPNTEILGGLSLWPQAFTLDNYRVIFTDASWYSGYINSLYYVCLNTLISLLVALPAAYAFSRYRFLGDRHLFFWLLTNRMAPPAVFLLPFFQLYSSIGLFDTHIAVALAHCLFNVPLAVWILEGFMSGVPKEIDETAYIDGYSFPRFFVKIFVPLIGSGIGVTAFFCFMFSWVELLLARTLTSVNAKPIAAVMTRTVSASGIDWGVLAAAGVLTILPGMLVIWFVRNHVAKGFALGRV, from the coding sequence ATGAGCAAGCGCAAATCGCTGGCCCTGCTGCTGTACTTCTTCTTCCTGCTGGTGCCGATCTACTGGCTGCTGAACATGTCGTTCAAGCCCAACACCGAGATCCTCGGCGGCCTGTCGCTGTGGCCACAGGCGTTCACGCTCGACAACTACCGGGTGATCTTCACCGATGCCAGCTGGTACAGCGGCTACATCAATTCGCTGTACTACGTGTGCCTGAACACGCTGATTTCGCTGCTGGTGGCGCTGCCTGCGGCATATGCCTTCTCGCGCTACCGCTTCCTCGGTGACCGGCACCTGTTCTTCTGGCTGCTGACCAACCGCATGGCGCCACCGGCGGTGTTCCTGCTGCCGTTCTTCCAGCTGTATTCGTCGATCGGCCTGTTCGATACCCATATCGCCGTGGCCCTGGCCCACTGCCTGTTCAACGTGCCGCTGGCGGTGTGGATCCTCGAAGGGTTCATGTCCGGTGTGCCGAAGGAAATCGACGAAACGGCCTACATCGACGGCTACAGCTTCCCGCGCTTCTTCGTGAAGATATTCGTTCCGCTGATTGGTTCCGGCATCGGCGTAACGGCGTTTTTCTGTTTCATGTTCTCCTGGGTCGAGCTGCTGCTGGCGCGCACCCTGACCTCGGTGAATGCCAAGCCGATCGCTGCGGTGATGACCCGTACCGTGTCGGCTTCGGGCATCGATTGGGGCGTACTGGCGGCGGCGGGGGTACTGACCATCCTGCCGGGCATGCTGGTGATCTGGTTCGTGCGCAACCACGTGGCCAAGGGCTTCGCCCTGGGCCGGGTATGA